DNA from Krasilnikovia cinnamomea:
TCGGCCGGTAGGACGGCACCGCGCGTCGCGGCCGGCGGCCTCCGCCGGCCGCTCGCACGCAACCCGCCGGGCAGCCATCCGCGTCGACATTCTCCCGGGCCGCGGGGTGACGCACGGCACACCCGCCCTGCTCCCTTTCCGGCCGGAACGCTGCAGACCGGGGCCCGGGCGGCCGATGAGAGGAGACCGCGTAGTGACCGCGCGGCCCAAGGAATGGGTCAGGAGCACGGCAGGATGCATCGGTACGGGGTGAACGCTCTGCGGCGCGGCCGCGCACGGGTCGGCTCGTGGGCGCAGGCCGCGCTGCCCGTCGTCGCGGTCACCGCGGCGCTGTATCTGACCGGCTGGGGCGCGGCGCTGGCCGTCCTCCAGCTGCCCCTGCTGGCGCTGGTGGTGCACCGCTCGGGTGGCCGGGCGTGGATGCCGGCGGCCGTGGCGGGAGCTGTGACACTGGCGGCGGGCGAGGCGGGCGTCGCCTTCGGGGTACTCCGCAGCGAGCTGCCCCAACCGCACGGACACCTGCTGGCCGCGCTGGTCGGCCTCGCGCTGGTGACGACGGCGGGGATCCTCGGCACCGCGGCTTCCGGCCGCGAACGCGCCGAGCAGACCGTACGCGTCAACGGCC
Protein-coding regions in this window:
- a CDS encoding PAS domain-containing protein, with the protein product MHRYGVNALRRGRARVGSWAQAALPVVAVTAALYLTGWGAALAVLQLPLLALVVHRSGGRAWMPAAVAGAVTLAAGEAGVAFGVLRSELPQPHGHLLAALVGLALVTTAGILGTAASGRERAEQTVRVNGRRYEALLRDGADLVVLTDSRGEVGYVSPSAPRVLGLESARLLGTGLRDRFHPEDRTLAAQ